A stretch of Mucilaginibacter terrae DNA encodes these proteins:
- a CDS encoding dihydrodipicolinate synthase family protein: MTTNNSTSAKKGFIPVMVTPFTETGKIDFNALTGLTEFYLEAGAAGLFANCLSSEMFELDEAERIQLIEHVLKVTNGSVPVVATGTFGGPIAKQAGFVNRVADTGVQAVIGVTGLLADENESDEGFNGRVEELMQLTGNVSLGFYECPVPYKRLISPKQLEQFVATGRVTYHKDTCLDIEQIKAKLKATESNPNFGLYDAYMAHAVDSLKAGSAGLSCIQGNYFPELIVWLCDNYNNEALAAEVDRVQQFFISNMDVMHNVYPKVAKYYLQKRGVNITDFTRRDVGVFTPQIKQQVDTLYDDYMGLQQHLELKSSI, encoded by the coding sequence ATGACTACCAATAATTCAACATCAGCCAAAAAAGGTTTTATCCCGGTAATGGTTACCCCATTTACTGAAACAGGTAAGATAGATTTTAATGCCCTAACCGGCTTAACCGAATTTTATCTCGAAGCCGGTGCGGCAGGCTTGTTTGCCAATTGCCTCTCGAGCGAGATGTTTGAACTGGATGAAGCAGAACGTATACAACTTATTGAGCATGTGCTAAAAGTAACAAACGGTAGTGTACCTGTAGTAGCAACCGGCACCTTTGGCGGCCCAATAGCCAAACAAGCCGGATTTGTAAACCGCGTAGCCGATACTGGTGTACAGGCCGTGATAGGCGTAACAGGTTTGTTGGCCGATGAAAACGAAAGCGACGAAGGGTTTAACGGCAGGGTAGAGGAACTGATGCAGTTAACCGGCAATGTATCGTTGGGGTTTTACGAGTGCCCCGTGCCTTATAAAAGATTGATATCACCAAAACAGTTAGAGCAATTTGTGGCAACCGGCCGGGTAACTTACCATAAGGATACCTGTTTAGATATTGAGCAGATTAAGGCAAAACTGAAAGCCACGGAGAGCAACCCTAACTTTGGTTTGTACGATGCCTACATGGCGCATGCCGTCGATTCATTAAAAGCAGGCTCGGCTGGTTTATCGTGTATACAGGGTAATTATTTCCCTGAACTGATTGTATGGTTATGCGATAATTACAACAATGAGGCGTTAGCGGCTGAGGTTGATCGTGTACAACAATTTTTTATCAGCAATATGGATGTAATGCACAACGTGTATCCAAAGGTTGCAAAATATTATCTTCAAAAGCGGGGTGTTAATATTACCGATTTTACCCGTCGCGATGTTGGTGTTTTTACTCCCCAGATTAAGCAGCAGGTTGATACATTATACGATGATTACATGGGCTTGCAACAGCATTTGGAATTGAAAAGTAGCATTTGA
- a CDS encoding fucose isomerase, with product MLNTSTTQQVLLVASGDLRLSANQNCWAAQAEMERLLTAAIEKQGWTAKRAHAYNETKQHGFIDSQKMGIEVFRNIDTNQPIIIAESVWQYTHHVLAGLTTHKGPILTLANWDGTWPGLVGMLNLNGSLTKAGVNYSTLWSEDFTDAFFTQKLQEWLQTGNIEHSQNHVKSYNEVDLPKEDGTAGRNFGQKLKSNKAIMGVFDEGCMGMFNAIIPDDLLHATGLFKERLSQSTLYAAMLQVKDEEAREVLNWLLQKGMQFSWGTNPETELTEVQTLEQCKMYVAALRLADEFGCDTIGIQYQQGLKDLTAASDLVEGLLNNQDRPPVKSTDGRELYAGDALPHFNEVDECAGLDALVTYHLWKELGMPGETTLHDIRWGEHFKGDGIDDFVWVFLISGAAPPAHFIDGYKGASSDRQPAMYFRLGGGSLKGISKPGYLVWSRVYVMNNELHCDLGVGESVLLPDAETHRRWNLTTPQWPIMNATLKGVSRDELMARHKANHIQVVYATNESKAHQACRIKAAALSAMGLQVHFCGDVKFSNN from the coding sequence ATGTTAAATACAAGCACTACACAACAAGTTTTATTAGTAGCCAGCGGTGATCTTCGCCTGTCGGCCAACCAAAATTGCTGGGCAGCTCAGGCTGAGATGGAGCGCTTGTTAACCGCTGCCATCGAAAAGCAGGGCTGGACAGCTAAACGTGCTCATGCTTACAACGAAACCAAGCAACATGGTTTTATCGATTCTCAGAAAATGGGTATCGAGGTTTTCCGCAATATTGATACAAACCAACCCATTATAATTGCCGAAAGTGTTTGGCAATATACCCATCACGTTTTAGCCGGTTTAACCACTCATAAAGGGCCCATTTTAACTTTGGCCAATTGGGATGGCACCTGGCCAGGTTTGGTTGGTATGCTTAATCTTAATGGATCATTAACCAAAGCCGGTGTTAATTACAGCACCCTTTGGAGCGAAGATTTTACCGATGCCTTTTTTACCCAAAAACTACAGGAGTGGTTGCAAACCGGAAATATAGAGCATAGCCAAAACCACGTAAAAAGTTACAACGAGGTTGATCTTCCTAAAGAAGACGGAACCGCCGGCCGTAACTTTGGGCAAAAGCTTAAAAGCAATAAAGCCATTATGGGCGTGTTTGATGAAGGCTGTATGGGCATGTTCAACGCCATTATTCCGGATGACTTGTTACACGCTACCGGTTTATTTAAAGAACGTTTGAGCCAGTCTACCCTTTATGCTGCCATGTTGCAGGTTAAGGATGAAGAAGCCCGTGAGGTATTGAACTGGTTGCTGCAAAAAGGTATGCAATTTAGCTGGGGTACCAATCCCGAAACTGAACTTACCGAAGTGCAAACACTGGAGCAATGCAAAATGTATGTTGCCGCCCTGCGCCTGGCCGACGAGTTTGGCTGCGATACGATAGGTATACAATACCAGCAAGGCTTAAAAGACCTTACCGCTGCCAGCGATTTGGTAGAAGGTCTGTTAAATAATCAGGATCGGCCTCCGGTTAAATCAACCGACGGACGTGAGCTTTACGCTGGTGACGCATTACCTCATTTTAACGAGGTAGATGAGTGTGCCGGTTTAGATGCCCTGGTAACTTACCATTTATGGAAAGAACTGGGTATGCCTGGCGAAACCACCTTACATGATATACGTTGGGGCGAACACTTTAAAGGTGATGGTATCGATGATTTTGTATGGGTGTTTTTAATCTCAGGAGCAGCTCCTCCGGCCCATTTTATTGATGGTTATAAAGGTGCCTCGAGTGATAGGCAGCCGGCTATGTACTTCCGTTTGGGTGGTGGTAGCTTAAAAGGCATCAGCAAGCCGGGGTATTTGGTTTGGAGCCGTGTTTATGTGATGAACAATGAGCTGCATTGCGATTTAGGCGTAGGCGAATCTGTTTTGTTGCCTGATGCTGAAACCCATCGCCGCTGGAACCTGACTACACCACAATGGCCTATTATGAACGCTACGTTAAAAGGCGTATCGCGAGATGAGTTAATGGCACGTCACAAGGCCAACCATATACAGGTAGTTTACGCCACTAATGAAAGCAAAGCACACCAGGCCTGCCGTATAAAGGCAGCTGCATTGAGCGCGATGGGTTTGCAAGTACACTTTTGTGGCGACGTTAAATTTTCAAATAACTAA
- a CDS encoding DUF3826 domain-containing protein: MRRVIYAVLSVIMLMSFTAVMAQDGTSAAEKEIAYRKVVFERSAKIVKGLNLTDSAKALEVTKVVAKQYQDLNDIYVFRDNRKAAIKAETGDNKEAAATQLKKLEEETTAKIDKLHPQYLSRLTKAGLTAEQVNAVKDGMTYNVLNVTMTAYNAMLPNLTTEQRTQILAWLTEAREHSMDAESSEKKHAWFGKYKGRVNNYLSAAGIDMKKEEAAWLARVKEEKNKQQSNN, from the coding sequence ATGAGAAGAGTGATTTATGCCGTACTATCAGTAATAATGCTAATGAGCTTTACTGCTGTTATGGCACAAGACGGAACGAGTGCTGCCGAAAAAGAGATTGCTTACCGTAAAGTGGTTTTTGAACGTTCGGCCAAAATTGTAAAGGGACTTAATTTAACCGATTCGGCTAAAGCGCTGGAGGTAACCAAGGTTGTTGCCAAGCAGTACCAGGACCTGAATGATATCTACGTATTCCGTGATAACCGTAAGGCTGCAATTAAAGCCGAAACCGGTGATAATAAAGAAGCCGCAGCTACGCAGTTAAAAAAGCTTGAGGAAGAAACCACTGCTAAAATTGACAAACTGCATCCGCAATATCTGAGCCGTTTAACCAAAGCCGGTTTAACAGCCGAACAGGTAAACGCGGTTAAAGACGGCATGACTTACAATGTGCTTAATGTAACCATGACAGCTTACAACGCCATGTTACCAAACCTTACCACCGAGCAAAGAACGCAAATACTGGCCTGGCTTACCGAAGCGCGTGAGCATTCTATGGATGCCGAATCATCTGAAAAAAAGCATGCCTGGTTTGGTAAATACAAAGGACGTGTAAATAATTACCTGTCTGCAGCCGGCATCGACATGAAGAAGGAAGAAGCTGCGTGGCTTGCCCGTGTGAAAGAAGAAAAAAACAAGCAGCAAAGCAACAACTAA
- a CDS encoding SusC/RagA family TonB-linked outer membrane protein encodes MKKILLFLSLCFCAVTMAYAQTRTITGTVVSDKNEPLVGVTIQVKGGSTAAQTDVNGKYSIKVTNLQNVVLTVKYVGYAYQERTLRVGENNFDVKLMPSTENLEDVVVVGYGTQRKATLTGAVSNVDIRKVEDVPALNASALLRGTAPGLSVSGGTQRPGQSATITIRNPVAFAKDGGQGTNPLFVIDDVIRTQADFDLLDPVLIESISIMKDAEAAIYGISGANGVILVRTKRGKQGAPKVNFSSSVGISNATMLPKMMNSLQLATFNNDYNQGRAAITTISGSNSYLTDPSFQTNYYNADGFLVRPGFTVTNGTYFGNGTSTTDNTRFADWYTPDELAYYANNSHNYLKEAFKNAVVLREALSISGGTDKITYFLGGDYVKQGSNFEGINSNKYGLRANIEAKPAKGLTTSVSISTDVGYSKSYFYKLNSTSESLDNDVATLQNIQPWQEYFINGNPVVLGASNTGGIDNINYFHIRNTDNFTDSKSFVTNLLGKITYEIPGVKGLTATATLNKNINNTLGKQFGTTFQYYKYAGTGTNKHIPGGALLNTYNISNGDRVRLNPVFADNYQLDAGLNYSRTFGKHSISALLLYEQRESNSEGVAAMSEGVIAGALPYQTFTTGAQTSTQSSQISQFGFQSVISRLNYSYADKYLVQLVYRADGSSRFAPGNNWGSFPAASLGWVVSEEPFFKSNVKWMDMLKFRTSVGLTGTDNTRPYQFIANYNLGTGSSGGAVFNGNDARTIAIRSNLSIPNAGVVWDHVFKTNYGVDMQFLKNRLNVTAEYFYNYGYDLLTSLSSSVPATIGASVPTENYSKVNMFGYEIQVGWRDSKGKFSYSFSPFFAWNDNKNIKIDVSSGNIGTIQDLTGKSSDPGVLGYKSLGIIRTQEEANAIIASRAAAAGGAANVKILGQRIMPGMINYEDLNGDGVITEGFSDQKYLTKKQSNHYSLGLNFGAGYGPVTLNVIMGASWGGWTNIDGKKPFNQSSSGASIYDNRPVYWADHWTPTNTSAKFPAPGYLATYDVTSDFWLVRASSFNVTNATLNFAMPSNWSRKVGFNSVRIYATATNPIQFINPFPDGYRDLQTGLYTYPTLRTVSFGLNLGL; translated from the coding sequence ATGAAGAAAATTCTACTTTTCTTATCGTTATGCTTTTGTGCTGTTACCATGGCATATGCACAAACTCGTACCATTACCGGTACAGTTGTAAGCGATAAAAATGAGCCGCTTGTAGGCGTAACCATTCAGGTAAAAGGAGGTTCTACCGCAGCTCAAACAGATGTTAATGGTAAATACTCCATTAAAGTTACCAACCTTCAAAACGTAGTGCTTACCGTTAAATATGTAGGCTATGCTTATCAGGAGCGTACGCTGCGTGTTGGTGAAAATAACTTTGATGTTAAATTGATGCCATCAACCGAAAACCTCGAAGATGTTGTTGTGGTTGGTTACGGTACCCAGCGCAAAGCTACCTTAACAGGTGCGGTATCAAACGTTGATATTAGAAAGGTTGAAGATGTACCCGCGCTTAATGCCAGTGCTTTGTTAAGAGGTACTGCTCCGGGCTTAAGCGTTTCGGGAGGTACACAACGTCCGGGCCAATCAGCTACCATTACTATTCGTAATCCTGTTGCATTTGCCAAAGACGGTGGCCAAGGTACTAATCCGTTGTTTGTAATTGATGACGTTATTAGAACACAGGCTGATTTTGATTTGCTTGATCCTGTACTTATCGAAAGTATTAGTATCATGAAAGATGCTGAGGCTGCTATTTACGGTATTTCGGGTGCTAATGGTGTAATTTTAGTGCGTACTAAAAGAGGTAAGCAAGGTGCTCCTAAAGTAAACTTCAGTAGCTCGGTGGGTATTTCAAACGCTACCATGTTGCCTAAAATGATGAACTCATTGCAGTTGGCAACATTTAACAACGATTACAATCAAGGTCGTGCTGCAATTACCACAATATCTGGTAGCAACTCTTACCTTACAGATCCATCTTTCCAAACAAATTACTACAATGCTGATGGTTTTTTAGTTAGACCAGGTTTTACGGTTACTAACGGAACTTATTTTGGTAACGGAACAAGTACTACTGATAATACTCGTTTTGCCGACTGGTACACACCTGATGAGTTAGCTTATTACGCCAACAATAGTCATAACTATTTAAAAGAAGCATTTAAAAATGCTGTAGTACTGCGCGAAGCACTAAGTATTAGTGGTGGTACTGATAAAATTACTTATTTTCTTGGTGGCGACTATGTAAAACAAGGGTCGAACTTTGAAGGTATTAACTCTAATAAGTATGGCTTAAGGGCTAATATTGAAGCTAAGCCAGCCAAAGGATTAACCACATCAGTATCTATAAGTACAGATGTAGGTTACTCAAAAAGTTACTTTTATAAATTGAACAGTACTTCGGAGAGTTTGGACAACGACGTTGCTACGTTGCAGAATATCCAGCCATGGCAAGAGTATTTTATTAATGGTAACCCGGTAGTTTTAGGGGCTTCCAACACAGGTGGTATTGATAATATCAACTACTTCCATATTCGTAATACTGATAACTTTACCGATAGCAAAAGCTTTGTTACAAACCTTTTAGGTAAAATTACTTACGAAATTCCGGGTGTTAAAGGTTTAACCGCCACTGCTACCTTAAATAAAAATATTAATAATACTTTAGGTAAGCAGTTTGGTACAACTTTCCAGTACTATAAATACGCAGGTACCGGTACAAACAAACATATACCAGGCGGAGCTTTATTAAACACTTACAACATTTCGAATGGTGACAGGGTACGTTTAAACCCGGTTTTTGCTGATAACTATCAGTTAGATGCCGGCTTAAACTACAGCCGTACCTTTGGTAAACATAGCATATCTGCATTATTACTTTACGAACAACGTGAGTCAAACTCTGAAGGCGTTGCAGCAATGTCAGAGGGGGTGATAGCCGGTGCATTACCATATCAAACCTTTACTACAGGTGCCCAAACATCAACTCAGTCAAGCCAAATAAGCCAGTTCGGTTTTCAATCGGTAATTTCACGATTGAATTACTCATATGCTGATAAATACTTAGTGCAATTAGTATATAGGGCCGATGGTAGCTCACGTTTTGCACCTGGTAATAATTGGGGTAGTTTCCCGGCAGCTTCATTAGGCTGGGTTGTTTCTGAAGAGCCCTTCTTTAAAAGCAATGTTAAATGGATGGATATGTTAAAATTCCGTACATCGGTAGGTTTAACAGGTACCGATAATACAAGGCCATACCAATTTATTGCAAACTATAACCTGGGTACTGGTAGCAGCGGTGGTGCAGTATTCAATGGTAATGATGCACGAACCATAGCTATCAGATCAAACCTTTCTATTCCAAACGCAGGAGTGGTATGGGATCATGTATTTAAAACCAACTATGGTGTAGATATGCAGTTCTTAAAAAATCGTTTAAATGTAACTGCTGAATATTTTTACAACTATGGTTATGATTTATTAACCAGCTTATCATCTTCTGTTCCTGCTACAATAGGTGCCAGCGTACCTACCGAAAATTATTCAAAAGTTAACATGTTCGGTTATGAGATACAGGTAGGCTGGAGAGATTCTAAAGGCAAGTTTTCTTACAGCTTTAGTCCGTTCTTTGCCTGGAATGATAACAAGAATATCAAAATTGATGTTTCATCTGGTAACATCGGAACTATTCAGGACTTAACCGGTAAATCAAGTGATCCTGGTGTTTTAGGTTATAAATCATTAGGTATCATTCGTACACAGGAAGAAGCCAACGCTATTATTGCCTCTCGCGCAGCAGCAGCAGGTGGTGCTGCCAACGTGAAAATATTAGGCCAACGTATTATGCCTGGTATGATCAACTATGAAGACTTGAATGGTGACGGTGTAATTACAGAGGGTTTTTCCGACCAGAAATACTTAACTAAAAAACAATCTAACCACTACAGCTTAGGTTTAAACTTTGGTGCAGGTTATGGTCCGGTAACGCTTAACGTAATCATGGGCGCATCATGGGGTGGCTGGACAAACATTGATGGTAAAAAGCCATTTAACCAATCAAGTAGCGGTGCTTCAATTTATGATAACCGTCCGGTTTACTGGGCTGATCACTGGACGCCAACTAACACCAGTGCCAAGTTCCCGGCACCAGGTTACTTAGCCACGTATGATGTTACCAGCGATTTTTGGTTAGTTCGTGCATCGTCATTCAATGTTACCAACGCAACACTTAACTTCGCTATGCCATCTAACTGGTCTCGTAAAGTTGGATTTAATAGTGTAAGAATTTATGCAACTGCAACCAACCCTATCCAGTTTATCAATCCTTTCCCCGACGGCTACCGTGATCTGCAAACCGGATTATATACCTATCCTACTTTGAGAACTGTATCATTTGGTTTAAACCTTGGTTTATAA
- a CDS encoding RagB/SusD family nutrient uptake outer membrane protein → MKKLNINILILGATALIATSCKKVLEKQDLGTFQVDQVYNDSVTTKLSVDYLYSQNQPGWFGNSGGSISGTLSSLTDEQYGDNVFTRGSVTIASVTDIATANAANNNYGKIRSINMFIRDVNGGTMPLEVKRRFNAQAYFWRAYRYFELAKVYGGVPLVTTPLEAVGDEAKQAALLPRSNAAATFALIKSDLDSCVKYLPGKWPNTSDYGRITSGAAAAFLGRVLLTYASPLFNPTNDVTRWQAAYDANLKAVTLLKANGFGLYNKFDYTMWTNEKNIESVLVTGYNTNQTDNGKNNNTYTNNTVPRYIGTGSGSNQPTWDMARAFPMKDGKDTLTSKYQYTAQTFYKNRDPRFDQTIAYNGALWPLVGNSNYRVWTYFYSNNKNSPNNLTTTETNASASGLYLRKAIDPSLSQTNLQFAGTDWIEIRYAEVLLNLGECAAELNKLGTAEEAYAGIVAIRQRAGIEPGTDNLYGLTAGMNKQQMIDAIMKERQIEFAFEGKRFWDLQRRKLIETVLNGKRRMAVVFVLNNNNSYTDYIASSRDASANTNFDNLYTTSFKVTTKFLDNSAIAYQSAATYFYGLPVGAIQNNVKLEQTVGWGGSFDPLK, encoded by the coding sequence ATGAAAAAATTAAACATTAATATATTAATCCTTGGCGCAACTGCGCTTATAGCAACAAGCTGTAAAAAGGTTTTAGAAAAACAGGATCTTGGAACGTTTCAGGTAGATCAGGTTTATAATGATTCTGTTACAACCAAACTAAGTGTTGATTATCTGTATAGTCAAAATCAGCCCGGCTGGTTTGGCAATTCAGGCGGTTCAATCAGCGGAACTTTAAGTTCGTTAACAGATGAACAATATGGCGATAACGTATTTACAAGAGGGTCTGTTACTATTGCTTCGGTAACTGATATAGCAACAGCCAATGCCGCTAATAACAACTATGGTAAAATACGTAGTATTAATATGTTCATCCGTGATGTAAATGGTGGAACAATGCCTTTGGAGGTTAAACGCAGGTTTAACGCGCAGGCATACTTCTGGCGTGCATACCGCTATTTTGAGCTGGCTAAAGTTTACGGTGGCGTGCCTTTGGTAACTACACCTCTTGAAGCCGTTGGCGATGAAGCAAAACAAGCTGCGTTACTTCCGCGTAGTAATGCAGCTGCAACTTTTGCCTTAATCAAAAGTGATTTGGATTCGTGTGTAAAATACTTACCGGGTAAATGGCCTAATACCAGTGATTATGGTCGTATTACCTCAGGAGCTGCAGCCGCATTTTTAGGACGTGTATTGTTAACTTACGCCAGTCCATTATTTAACCCCACTAATGATGTGACACGCTGGCAAGCAGCTTATGATGCTAATCTAAAAGCTGTAACATTACTTAAAGCAAACGGATTTGGTTTATATAACAAGTTTGATTATACCATGTGGACTAATGAAAAAAATATCGAGTCTGTTTTGGTAACCGGTTACAACACTAATCAGACTGATAACGGTAAAAACAACAATACTTATACTAACAACACGGTTCCCCGTTATATAGGTACTGGTAGTGGTTCAAATCAACCTACCTGGGACATGGCCCGTGCTTTCCCAATGAAAGATGGTAAAGATACCCTTACATCTAAGTATCAATATACAGCCCAAACTTTCTACAAAAACCGTGATCCTCGTTTTGATCAAACTATTGCTTATAACGGTGCCCTTTGGCCATTAGTAGGTAACTCAAATTACCGTGTTTGGACTTATTTTTATTCAAACAACAAAAATAGCCCTAATAACTTAACAACAACAGAAACCAATGCAAGTGCCAGTGGCTTGTATTTGCGTAAAGCAATCGATCCATCGTTAAGCCAAACCAATTTGCAGTTTGCGGGTACTGATTGGATTGAGATTCGTTATGCAGAAGTATTACTCAACTTAGGTGAATGTGCTGCTGAATTAAATAAATTAGGAACTGCCGAAGAAGCTTATGCAGGTATCGTAGCAATCAGACAGCGTGCCGGTATTGAGCCTGGTACCGATAACCTTTATGGACTTACCGCTGGTATGAACAAACAGCAAATGATCGATGCTATCATGAAAGAAAGGCAAATTGAATTTGCTTTTGAAGGTAAGCGTTTCTGGGATCTTCAACGCAGAAAACTAATTGAAACTGTACTTAATGGCAAGAGAAGAATGGCAGTTGTTTTTGTGTTAAACAATAACAATTCTTACACCGATTATATAGCAAGCTCGCGCGATGCTTCGGCTAATACCAATTTTGATAACTTATATACTACCAGCTTTAAGGTAACTACTAAGTTTTTAGATAACTCTGCAATAGCCTATCAATCGGCTGCTACCTATTTCTATGGTTTGCCTGTTGGAGCTATTCAAAACAACGTTAAGTTAGAACAAACAGTAGGTTGGGGCGGAAGCTTTGATCCGCTGAAATAG
- a CDS encoding polysaccharide lyase translates to MKNKFLLALLCSATFATKSAWAQYPDIPADVKAASEAMMKENQRKSDSAWQIAYKQVDYDMRHGKPFIPWASRPTDLPQADIKAFPGAEGGGAYSFGGRGGKVYVVTSLADSGPGTLRWACEQGGARIIVFNVSGIIRIKTPLIIRAPYITIQGQSAPGMGICVAGESVWINTHDVVLRYLRFRRGETNVGRRDDALGGNPVGNIIIDHCSTSWGLDENMSIYRHMFDPEDGSKDEKKGTVNVTISNCIYSESLDTWNHAFGSTTGGENSMLVRNLWADNTGRNPSVGWNGIYNFVNNVVFNWVHRSMDGGDYTAKFNIINNYFQPGPATPKNEPVGHRILKPESGRSKLKYKVYGMCYVNGNIMEGNAKVTANNWDGGVQVEGEKGEEMEGTGKYTDYMKWNKPFPMPATKIMDAKTGRAFVLANAGATLPVRDAVDTRIVKQVTTGKIEYKEGVKLPETQFKHRRLPIDSYKIGIITDPSQVGGYPDYKGTPYKDSDNDGLPDAWEIAHGLNPKNADDSAAMAKNGGGYSNIEVYLNTLAQKGEKSVAPVK, encoded by the coding sequence ATGAAGAATAAGTTTTTGCTGGCTTTACTATGTTCGGCAACTTTTGCTACCAAAAGTGCATGGGCACAGTACCCCGATATTCCTGCCGATGTAAAAGCGGCAAGCGAAGCCATGATGAAAGAAAATCAACGCAAGTCAGACTCTGCCTGGCAAATTGCTTACAAGCAGGTTGATTATGATATGCGTCATGGTAAACCTTTCATTCCATGGGCATCACGCCCAACTGATTTACCTCAGGCTGATATTAAAGCATTTCCGGGTGCCGAAGGTGGTGGCGCTTACTCATTTGGTGGCCGTGGTGGCAAAGTATACGTAGTAACCAGTTTAGCCGATAGTGGTCCGGGTACTTTACGCTGGGCTTGTGAGCAGGGCGGGGCACGTATTATCGTGTTTAACGTATCGGGCATCATCCGCATCAAAACACCTTTAATTATTCGTGCACCATACATCACTATCCAGGGGCAATCTGCACCGGGCATGGGTATCTGTGTGGCGGGCGAATCGGTTTGGATTAATACGCACGACGTGGTTTTACGTTACCTGCGTTTCCGCCGTGGTGAAACCAATGTTGGCCGTCGTGACGATGCCTTGGGGGGGAATCCGGTGGGTAACATTATTATTGATCATTGTTCAACCAGCTGGGGTTTAGATGAAAACATGTCGATCTATCGCCACATGTTCGACCCTGAAGATGGCAGCAAGGACGAGAAAAAAGGTACCGTTAACGTAACCATATCAAACTGTATTTATTCAGAATCATTAGATACCTGGAACCATGCATTTGGCAGCACCACCGGTGGCGAAAACAGCATGCTGGTACGTAACCTTTGGGCCGATAATACCGGCCGTAACCCATCAGTGGGCTGGAACGGTATTTACAATTTTGTAAACAACGTGGTATTTAACTGGGTACACCGCTCAATGGATGGCGGCGATTATACTGCTAAATTCAACATCATCAATAACTACTTCCAGCCCGGACCGGCTACGCCTAAAAATGAGCCTGTGGGTCACCGTATTTTAAAACCGGAGTCGGGCCGTAGTAAGCTAAAATACAAAGTATATGGTATGTGCTACGTTAATGGCAACATTATGGAAGGCAATGCCAAAGTAACTGCCAACAACTGGGATGGTGGTGTGCAGGTAGAAGGCGAAAAAGGTGAGGAAATGGAAGGTACCGGTAAATATACCGACTACATGAAGTGGAACAAGCCATTCCCAATGCCGGCTACCAAAATAATGGATGCCAAAACCGGCCGTGCGTTTGTATTAGCCAATGCTGGTGCAACCTTGCCGGTACGTGATGCGGTTGATACCCGAATTGTTAAACAGGTTACAACAGGTAAAATAGAATATAAAGAAGGTGTTAAATTACCTGAAACTCAGTTTAAGCACCGTCGCTTACCTATCGATTCGTATAAGATCGGCATCATAACCGATCCAAGCCAGGTAGGTGGTTACCCTGATTATAAAGGCACTCCTTACAAAGACAGTGATAACGATGGCTTGCCTGATGCATGGGAAATTGCCCACGGCTTAAATCCTAAAAATGCTGATGATTCGGCTGCTATGGCTAAAAATGGCGGAGGTTACAGCAACATCGAAGTTTATTTGAATACACTGGCTCAAAAAGGTGAGAAAAGTGTAGCACCAGTTAAGTAA